From the Endozoicomonas sp. Mp262 genome, the window CGTGAGTTGGAAATAGCCTCCACCAAGATGGAGCATTTGGCTCAATGGTCAGTGCGTTTTCCCAGGCCCCGGTTTCCAGGAAGCAGTTACTTTTTATTCGATATGGAGGGTAATATTCTTGGAGGCTCGGATCTGTCTGAAGAGCTGCAGTCAGCGTATAAAAAAACCAGGGTGACGTCAGAGCCAAGCATTATATTCAGGCGAGGTGTGGTAGTTGTAGGGCCTCGCAAAGTCATACTTAATGGCCAACCCTATGAACTGTATCTGACAAAGGAAATGCCCCGTCTGGTTCATTGGCGGGTTAAGCAGGTTATGGCCAGGCAGTGGCACCTTGTCATTATTGCTTTAGGCGTCAGCTTTTTATTATGCGTCATATTGGCCCGGTATCTGGTTGGACCGATCAGGCATTTGCAGGGAATTTCCCGTAAGCTGGCGAAAGGTGATATGGCAGCCCGTGTGGGCACAAAAGTGATTCAAAGAAAAGATGAACTGGGGGAGTTGGGGCATGACTTTGATGTGATGGCTGCAAAACTGGAGTTTTTGCTTAATACTAAACAACAGCTATTGAGGGATGTTTCCCATGAATTACGCTCTCCTTTAACCCGCCTGCAGCTTTCTTTGGCCCTTGCCAGAAGGAAGAGTCCGGAGGCTACAGCGGAGCATGACCGTATTGAGCGTGAAATAGAAAGACTGGATCAACTGATAGGTCAGATTATACGTTTTTCCAGAATTCAGCATGGGGTTTCAGAGCAGGCATGGGAAGGGGTGGATCTTCAGCAGCTGGTGAAACAGTTGGTGGATGACGGAGATTTTGAAGCCCAGGCTAGAAATAAGGCGGTGATCCTGACCAAAAGCACTGAAATTAACATCATGGCAGTACGAGACTTTGTTTCCAGTGCTATTGAAAACATTATTCGAAATGCTATCCGGTTTACCCCGGAAGAGTCGAGTATTGAAGTCAGCCTTGAGCAGGTGGAACGGGAAGCTGTTATCCGGGTGAGGGATTACGGCCCGGGTGTTCCTGAGGATACACTAGATTCATTGTTTGACCCCTTCTTCAGGGTTGATGAAACCCGGGGCAGGGAGAACAATGGTACAGGGCTAGGCATGGCTATTGCGCATGGTACGGTCTCTTTTCATAAGGGCACTATCAGGGCAAAAAATGCCTCGCCTGGGCTTCAAGTTGAAATCAGATTGCCTCTTGAGAGAAGTCGTTTTGGCTGATGTTATGGCGCCTGTTAATCATAACTGGAATATGAAACCTTCCGAAGCCATTGCTTTGCAAAAGCAATTGGCATTGCAGGTTGATACTCAAGATGGTTTTGCCAAAGTTGACTATGTGGCCGGTGTGGACGTTGGCTTTGAGGCGGGAGGAAGTATTACCAGGGCGGCAGTGGCGGTGCTGAGCTTTCCTGACCTGGTGCTCCGGGAATACCGGATAGCCCGTTTGTCCACGGTTATGCCTTATATCCCGGGAATACTTTCTTTCAGAGAGTGCCCGGGTATTTTAGAGGCATTAAGGCGGCTGACATTAACGCCGGATCTGGTGTTTTGTGATGGTCATGGCCAGGCCCATCCGAGAGGGTTGGGTGTGGCTTGCCATTTGGGGTTAGTCACTGGATTACCGTGTATTGGGGTAGCCAAGAAACGGTTATGTGGAAATCATGGTGAACTCCCTTCCTGGAAAGGTGCTCATACCCCTTTGATACACAAAGAAAAAGTCATAGGAACTGTGCTTCGTTCCAGAGATGGTGTTAAACCGTTATATGTTAGTATTGGCCATAAAATTTCTTTGGAGACGGCTAAATATTATGTTCAGGCCTGCCTCACTCGATACCGGCTTCCCGAAACAACCCGCTGGGCCGATGCACTGGCCTCAAACCGTGGCAGGGCTTTGGAAAAAGCTAAAAGTCTACTCTCGGCTAAACGTTAGTTTAATTGCCATTACAGCCCTGGGGTTGCTGCTTCAGGGGTGCACGCCTAAAAATACAGAAACCCTGTCACAGCAGCAGCTGCAGGGGATGATTAACGAAAGTTTTTTATCCCCTCAGATCCGTCATCTGACTCTGATGCCAGCTGTTGGTGTTCAACTGTATTTAGAGACTCCGGAAGTCACGATTCAACGTGAGAGGGAACCTTTGGCATTCAAATTTAAAGGATATATGGATGCTGATGTTTTAGGAAACTCGGTCACTGCTCGTTTACCCATAACCATTACGGGTTTGGCTGATCTTGCCTACAATCGGGAGGAGCATGCTTTTTACTTTAAGGATATAGAGTTAACAGAGGCTCATGTTGATTTTGATGTGGCTATTTTTGAAGCGCTCATTGTGGATAATTTAAAGAAAGCACTGGTTCGGGAAATAGGTGCATTTTCAATTCTTGATATAGATGAACTTCAAAGTCTTGGGAAGACAGTGGGAGAGCGTTTAGTGACAGTGGTTGTGCAAGAAGGAGAGGTGGTTTTATCCTTAAAGGATAGAGTGCAGTAATAAATAGCACAGTGCTTTCACCGAAACATAACTGGGGCCAATTAAAAGGATTTTGGTATGGGAGTCAGGATAGAGTCAATACGTTGGTTATTAGGGGGTAAACCCCCTACTGAGCAAAGCCAGTTCTATGTTCAGCATCAGAATAGAAATCTGGCAGTGGTTAAGGCTGATTCAACACCGGGTTTAAGTACAGGGGAGGACGTGGAGCCTGCCCCCCTTGCCAGTCGAACCATTAAGAAAATGGGCTTTAAGGAACGCTTGAAATGGAGTTGCAGGCTTTTATTTGCATCTAAAGACAAGTGGCGCGAGTGTTCTTTCAAGTTGTTGAACGAATTTTTAAAAAGAGATGATCAGGAGAGTTTTAAGTTATTGTTTATAAAGTTAAATCAGCTGGATGAAATTCCAGTAACCGGATCTTTAGGCCTGGAAATGAGGCAGTTACTCGAACCGTTTTTAAAACACAGGGAAAAAGAAAAGGAGAGCTTGCTGATTAACCCGGAAAGTTCAGACTCGGATGGTCAGGATTTGAGATTTGCGGAAGCCCTGGATCGGTTTGAGCTGCTTTTTGATGGTGACTCCGGAAGGTTGGAAATCATGGAGCAGCGGCCAGTGAGTTCTCGTGCTCTGGATGATGAGGAACAGAACCCATACCATGATATGATCGTTAACGCCCTTGCCAGGGGAGATTTTGATGCTGCCCATGGCTATATTAAAGCGACTCAAGTAAATGCTACAGAGAGCCTCCGGATTATTGTTCAAGAGGCTAAAGGTAAAGCGAAATCCGAAGAAATCCGTAATAAAATTTCAGGTGAATTTCCTGATGATTTTCTCTAGGTGAGAGTTACCCACTCCCCTTGTTGAATGCCTTCCAGACGCCAGGGGCCAATTTGTATCCGAATAAGCCGCAGGGTTGGGTAGCCCACAGCAGCTGTCATCCGCCGAACCTGGCGATTTTTGCCTTCTTTTATGGTGAGTTCAAGCCAGCTATCGGGTACGGTTTTTCGCTCCCGAACCGGAGGGTTTCTTGGCCATAGAGTTGGGGGGGAGATCCGCTTGACTTTGGCAGGGAGGGTTTTGCCATCTTTTAGCTCAATCCCATTGCGGAGTACATCCAGCGCCTGATCATCAGGAATACCTTCTACCTGAACCCAGTAGGTTTTCGCCATTTTGTGTTTTGGTGAGGTAATTTGATGTTGCAGTTTTCCGCTATTCGTTAGCAGAACAAGCCCTTCGCTGTCCCGGTCCAACCGTCCAGCAGGATAAACATCCCTTATGGAGATAAAGTCTTTCAATGTCCTGCGGTTGTCGGCGTCAGTAAACTGAGTGAGGACATCATAGGGTTTATTAAAAGCTATCAGTATCGGCTTAGGCGTTTTTTTATGCCGCTGAGGAAACGAGGGTCGCATATCAATAACTGGAAACTACAAGGAAACGCTGGATTCTTTCAATAAAACAGGAGCCTGGCAAGGTGAAAATACACCAAGTGTGGTTATAGCAGCATTTCATAGATAACCGTTTTAATGATAAATCCCAAAACGCCTAAAAATAACGCG encodes:
- a CDS encoding ATP-binding protein; the protein is MTYKFPRLVVWPWRSLFWKIFLWFWLTMIAMMVTLFIAFAITVDPSDFLSERRALFRELEIASTKMEHLAQWSVRFPRPRFPGSSYFLFDMEGNILGGSDLSEELQSAYKKTRVTSEPSIIFRRGVVVVGPRKVILNGQPYELYLTKEMPRLVHWRVKQVMARQWHLVIIALGVSFLLCVILARYLVGPIRHLQGISRKLAKGDMAARVGTKVIQRKDELGELGHDFDVMAAKLEFLLNTKQQLLRDVSHELRSPLTRLQLSLALARRKSPEATAEHDRIEREIERLDQLIGQIIRFSRIQHGVSEQAWEGVDLQQLVKQLVDDGDFEAQARNKAVILTKSTEINIMAVRDFVSSAIENIIRNAIRFTPEESSIEVSLEQVEREAVIRVRDYGPGVPEDTLDSLFDPFFRVDETRGRENNGTGLGMAIAHGTVSFHKGTIRAKNASPGLQVEIRLPLERSRFG
- the nfi gene encoding deoxyribonuclease V (cleaves DNA at apurinic or apyrimidinic sites) codes for the protein MAPVNHNWNMKPSEAIALQKQLALQVDTQDGFAKVDYVAGVDVGFEAGGSITRAAVAVLSFPDLVLREYRIARLSTVMPYIPGILSFRECPGILEALRRLTLTPDLVFCDGHGQAHPRGLGVACHLGLVTGLPCIGVAKKRLCGNHGELPSWKGAHTPLIHKEKVIGTVLRSRDGVKPLYVSIGHKISLETAKYYVQACLTRYRLPETTRWADALASNRGRALEKAKSLLSAKR
- a CDS encoding DUF1439 domain-containing protein, with protein sequence MHWPQTVAGLWKKLKVYSRLNVSLIAITALGLLLQGCTPKNTETLSQQQLQGMINESFLSPQIRHLTLMPAVGVQLYLETPEVTIQREREPLAFKFKGYMDADVLGNSVTARLPITITGLADLAYNREEHAFYFKDIELTEAHVDFDVAIFEALIVDNLKKALVREIGAFSILDIDELQSLGKTVGERLVTVVVQEGEVVLSLKDRVQ
- a CDS encoding pseudouridine synthase — translated: MRPSFPQRHKKTPKPILIAFNKPYDVLTQFTDADNRRTLKDFISIRDVYPAGRLDRDSEGLVLLTNSGKLQHQITSPKHKMAKTYWVQVEGIPDDQALDVLRNGIELKDGKTLPAKVKRISPPTLWPRNPPVRERKTVPDSWLELTIKEGKNRQVRRMTAAVGYPTLRLIRIQIGPWRLEGIQQGEWVTLT